One genomic window of Melanotaenia boesemani isolate fMelBoe1 chromosome 20, fMelBoe1.pri, whole genome shotgun sequence includes the following:
- the bcl11ba gene encoding BAF chromatin remodeling complex subunit BCL11B a isoform X2, giving the protein MSRRKQGNPQHLSQREITHVEHPDGALLPDTSPPHPLGLHPHPLGFPPHALDPGLAHTLPPGLHADHDLLTCGQCQMTFPLGDILLFIEHKKKQCQMPLLPNGCYDKIHDRGGGGGGSLQSLHHYTQRGELRKVVEPVEIGIQVTPEEEVVERGVERGERREKTPIKGICPKQENTPAGGRDEPSNYICTTCKQPFPSAWFLLQHAQNTHGIRIYLESNPSSTALTPRLTMPPPMGNDSIPQSPLTNFLGENNPFHLLRMTGPLLREPPPGFVENRLPNTPPFVSPPPRHHLDPHRLERLSVEEMGLISQHPSAFERVMRLTPMAMESQSMDFSRRLRELAGNTNSTTPPLSPGRPNPMHRLLNPNPFQPGPKSPFLSTPPLPPMPPNSTTPPQTQNKIKSCEFCGKTFKFQSNLVVHRRSHTGEKPYKCQLCDHACSQASKLKRHMKTHMHKAGSMTGRSDDGLSTTSSPEPGTSDVTGEGIKNRDRDFQGEGNEEEEEEEEEEELENESRPESNFSMESEFYRNRENGSKPSLEEKSSLVLDKMVDGGRLNSIQQYNNLIVDNRKRMPFSKRGSDSLRDTGDEDSVAGEMDHHQQEERTTINGRNCGSGDSFSGLFPRKPTPITSPALSNSSNKKIKIEKDLDIPPAPHIPSENVYSQWLVGYAASRHFIKDPFLGFTDSRQSPFATSSEHSSENGSLRFSTPPGDLLDGGLSGRSGTASGGSTPHLGGGPGPGRPSSKDSRRCDTCEYCGKVFKNCSNLTVHRRSHTGERPYKCELCNYACAQSSKLTRHMKTHGQLGKEVYRCDICQMPFSVYSTLEKHMKKWHGEHLMTSEVKIEQAERA; this is encoded by the exons ACGTCGAGCATCCAGATGGCGCTCTACTTCCTGACACGTCACCCCCCCACCCGCTTGGCCTGCACCCCCACCCGCTCGGCTTCCCCCCCCACGCTTTGGACCCTGGTTTGGCCCACACACTGCCGCCCGGCCTCCACGCTGACCACGACCTGCTGACCTGCGGGCAGTGTCAGATGACCTTCCCTCTGGGTgacatcctcctcttcatcgaGCACAAGAAGAAGCAGTGCCAGATGCCGCTGCTGCCCAACGGCTGCTACGACAAGATCCACGatcgaggaggaggaggaggagggagtcTGCAGAGTCTTCATCACTACACCCAGCGGGGGGAGCTGAGGAAGGTGGTGGAGCCGGTGGAGATCGGCATCCAGGTGACGccagaggaggaggtggtggaaaGAGGAGTGGAAAGAGGTGAAAGGAGGGAGAAGACACCCATCAAAGGAATTTGCCCAAAGCAGGAGAACACGCCGGCAG GCGGCAGAGACGAGCCCTCCAACTACATCTGCACCACCTGCAAACAGCCCTTCCCCAGCGCCtggttcctgctgcagcacgCCCAGAACACCCATGGCATCCGCATTTATCTGGAGTCCAACCCCTCCAGCACTGCCCTCACCCCTCGACTCACCATGCCTCCACCCATGGGCAACGACTCCATCCCACAGTCCCCGCTCACCAACTTTCTGGGAGAAAACAATCCTTTCCACCTCCTGAGGATGACGGGGCCCCTGCTCCGGGAGCCACCCCCAGGCTTCGTGGAGAACCGCCTCCCCAACACGCCTCCATTTGTCAGTCCACCTCCCCGCCATCACTTGGACCCCCATCGGCTGGAACGCCTTAGCGTGGAGGAAATGGGCCTCATCTCCCAGCACCCCAGTGCCTTTGAGAGGGTGATGCGGCTAACACCGATGGCCATGGAGTCCCAGTCCATGGACTTCTCCAGACGGTTGCGTGAGCTGGCAGGGAACACTAACAGCACCACACCACCACTGTCACCCGGCAGGCCCAACCCTATGCACCGACTACTAAACCCCAACCCCTTCCAGCCGGGGCCTAAGTCGCCCTTTCTGAGCACTCCTCCTCTGCCGCCGATGCCCCCAAACAGCACCACCCCTCCTCAGACGCAGAACAAGATCAAGTCTTGTGAGTTTTGTGGGAAGACGTTCAAGTTCCAGAGCAACCTGGTGGTGCATCGACGCAGCCATACCGGGGAGAAACCGTACAAGTGCCAGCTGTGTGACCACGCCTGCTCTCAGGCCAGCAAGCTGAAGCGCCACATGAAGACCCACATGCACAAGGCCGGATCCATGACAGGCCGCTCCGATGATGGCCTGTCCACCACAAGCTCCCCAGAACCAGGCACTAGTGACGTCACTGGTGAGGGCATTAAAAACCGTGACAGGGACTTCCAGGGGGAGGGCaacgaggaggaagaggaggaggaggaagaagaggaactTGAGAATGAGAGTCGACCAGAATCGAACTTCAGCATGGAGTCGGAGTTCTACCGTAACAGGGAGAACGGCTCCAAGCCTTCTTTGGAAGAGAAGTCATCACTCGTCCTTGACAAGATGGTGGACGGTGGAAGGCTCAACTCTATACAACAGTACAATAATTTGATAGTTGACAATCGTAAAAGGATGCCCTTCTCAAAGAGGGGCTCGGACAGCCTGCGGGACACTGGAGATGAGGATTCAGTGGCTGGGGAGATGGACCACCACCAGCAGGAAGAGCGGACAACCATAAATGGCCGGAACTGTGGCTCCGGCGACTCTTTCTCAGGCCTATTTCCCCGTAAGCCCACCCCCATCACCAGCCCTGCTCTGTCCAACTCCTCAAACAAGAAGATCAAGATCGAGAAGGATTTGGACATTCCGCCAGCGCCCCACATCCCTTCTGAGAACGTGTACTCCCAGTGGCTGGTGGGTTACGCTGCCTCACGCCACTTCATCAAAGACCCTTTCTTAGGCTTCACTGATTCCAGACAATCGCCCTTCGCCACCTCCTCTGAGCACTCGTCAGAGAACGGCAGCCTACGCTTCTCCACGCCGCCGGGAGACCTGCTGGACGGCGGCTTGTCCGGCCGCAGTGGCACCGCCAGCGGGGGCAGCACGCCTCACCTAGGTGGAGGCCCCGGTCCGGGTCGCCCCAGCTCCAAGGACAGCAGGAGGTGCGACACCTGCGAATACTGTGGCAAGGTGTTCAAGAACTGCAGCAACCTGACGGTGCACCGGCGCAGCCACACCGGAGAGAGGCCGTACAAGTGCGAGCTGTGCAACTACGCGTGCGCCCAGAGCTCCAAGCTCACCCGCCACATGAAGACGCACGGCCAGCTCGGTAAGGAGGTCTACCGCTGTGACATTTGCCAAATGCCCTTCAGTGTGTACAGCACTCTGGAGAAACATATGAAAAAGTGGCACGGAGAACATTTGATGACCAGTGAGGTCAAAATTGAACAAGCGGAGAGGGCCTGA
- the bcl11ba gene encoding BAF chromatin remodeling complex subunit BCL11B a isoform X1 has product MSRRKQGNPQHLSQREITPDVEHPDGALLPDTSPPHPLGLHPHPLGFPPHALDPGLAHTLPPGLHADHDLLTCGQCQMTFPLGDILLFIEHKKKQCQMPLLPNGCYDKIHDRGGGGGGSLQSLHHYTQRGELRKVVEPVEIGIQVTPEEEVVERGVERGERREKTPIKGICPKQENTPAGGRDEPSNYICTTCKQPFPSAWFLLQHAQNTHGIRIYLESNPSSTALTPRLTMPPPMGNDSIPQSPLTNFLGENNPFHLLRMTGPLLREPPPGFVENRLPNTPPFVSPPPRHHLDPHRLERLSVEEMGLISQHPSAFERVMRLTPMAMESQSMDFSRRLRELAGNTNSTTPPLSPGRPNPMHRLLNPNPFQPGPKSPFLSTPPLPPMPPNSTTPPQTQNKIKSCEFCGKTFKFQSNLVVHRRSHTGEKPYKCQLCDHACSQASKLKRHMKTHMHKAGSMTGRSDDGLSTTSSPEPGTSDVTGEGIKNRDRDFQGEGNEEEEEEEEEEELENESRPESNFSMESEFYRNRENGSKPSLEEKSSLVLDKMVDGGRLNSIQQYNNLIVDNRKRMPFSKRGSDSLRDTGDEDSVAGEMDHHQQEERTTINGRNCGSGDSFSGLFPRKPTPITSPALSNSSNKKIKIEKDLDIPPAPHIPSENVYSQWLVGYAASRHFIKDPFLGFTDSRQSPFATSSEHSSENGSLRFSTPPGDLLDGGLSGRSGTASGGSTPHLGGGPGPGRPSSKDSRRCDTCEYCGKVFKNCSNLTVHRRSHTGERPYKCELCNYACAQSSKLTRHMKTHGQLGKEVYRCDICQMPFSVYSTLEKHMKKWHGEHLMTSEVKIEQAERA; this is encoded by the exons caGACGTCGAGCATCCAGATGGCGCTCTACTTCCTGACACGTCACCCCCCCACCCGCTTGGCCTGCACCCCCACCCGCTCGGCTTCCCCCCCCACGCTTTGGACCCTGGTTTGGCCCACACACTGCCGCCCGGCCTCCACGCTGACCACGACCTGCTGACCTGCGGGCAGTGTCAGATGACCTTCCCTCTGGGTgacatcctcctcttcatcgaGCACAAGAAGAAGCAGTGCCAGATGCCGCTGCTGCCCAACGGCTGCTACGACAAGATCCACGatcgaggaggaggaggaggagggagtcTGCAGAGTCTTCATCACTACACCCAGCGGGGGGAGCTGAGGAAGGTGGTGGAGCCGGTGGAGATCGGCATCCAGGTGACGccagaggaggaggtggtggaaaGAGGAGTGGAAAGAGGTGAAAGGAGGGAGAAGACACCCATCAAAGGAATTTGCCCAAAGCAGGAGAACACGCCGGCAG GCGGCAGAGACGAGCCCTCCAACTACATCTGCACCACCTGCAAACAGCCCTTCCCCAGCGCCtggttcctgctgcagcacgCCCAGAACACCCATGGCATCCGCATTTATCTGGAGTCCAACCCCTCCAGCACTGCCCTCACCCCTCGACTCACCATGCCTCCACCCATGGGCAACGACTCCATCCCACAGTCCCCGCTCACCAACTTTCTGGGAGAAAACAATCCTTTCCACCTCCTGAGGATGACGGGGCCCCTGCTCCGGGAGCCACCCCCAGGCTTCGTGGAGAACCGCCTCCCCAACACGCCTCCATTTGTCAGTCCACCTCCCCGCCATCACTTGGACCCCCATCGGCTGGAACGCCTTAGCGTGGAGGAAATGGGCCTCATCTCCCAGCACCCCAGTGCCTTTGAGAGGGTGATGCGGCTAACACCGATGGCCATGGAGTCCCAGTCCATGGACTTCTCCAGACGGTTGCGTGAGCTGGCAGGGAACACTAACAGCACCACACCACCACTGTCACCCGGCAGGCCCAACCCTATGCACCGACTACTAAACCCCAACCCCTTCCAGCCGGGGCCTAAGTCGCCCTTTCTGAGCACTCCTCCTCTGCCGCCGATGCCCCCAAACAGCACCACCCCTCCTCAGACGCAGAACAAGATCAAGTCTTGTGAGTTTTGTGGGAAGACGTTCAAGTTCCAGAGCAACCTGGTGGTGCATCGACGCAGCCATACCGGGGAGAAACCGTACAAGTGCCAGCTGTGTGACCACGCCTGCTCTCAGGCCAGCAAGCTGAAGCGCCACATGAAGACCCACATGCACAAGGCCGGATCCATGACAGGCCGCTCCGATGATGGCCTGTCCACCACAAGCTCCCCAGAACCAGGCACTAGTGACGTCACTGGTGAGGGCATTAAAAACCGTGACAGGGACTTCCAGGGGGAGGGCaacgaggaggaagaggaggaggaggaagaagaggaactTGAGAATGAGAGTCGACCAGAATCGAACTTCAGCATGGAGTCGGAGTTCTACCGTAACAGGGAGAACGGCTCCAAGCCTTCTTTGGAAGAGAAGTCATCACTCGTCCTTGACAAGATGGTGGACGGTGGAAGGCTCAACTCTATACAACAGTACAATAATTTGATAGTTGACAATCGTAAAAGGATGCCCTTCTCAAAGAGGGGCTCGGACAGCCTGCGGGACACTGGAGATGAGGATTCAGTGGCTGGGGAGATGGACCACCACCAGCAGGAAGAGCGGACAACCATAAATGGCCGGAACTGTGGCTCCGGCGACTCTTTCTCAGGCCTATTTCCCCGTAAGCCCACCCCCATCACCAGCCCTGCTCTGTCCAACTCCTCAAACAAGAAGATCAAGATCGAGAAGGATTTGGACATTCCGCCAGCGCCCCACATCCCTTCTGAGAACGTGTACTCCCAGTGGCTGGTGGGTTACGCTGCCTCACGCCACTTCATCAAAGACCCTTTCTTAGGCTTCACTGATTCCAGACAATCGCCCTTCGCCACCTCCTCTGAGCACTCGTCAGAGAACGGCAGCCTACGCTTCTCCACGCCGCCGGGAGACCTGCTGGACGGCGGCTTGTCCGGCCGCAGTGGCACCGCCAGCGGGGGCAGCACGCCTCACCTAGGTGGAGGCCCCGGTCCGGGTCGCCCCAGCTCCAAGGACAGCAGGAGGTGCGACACCTGCGAATACTGTGGCAAGGTGTTCAAGAACTGCAGCAACCTGACGGTGCACCGGCGCAGCCACACCGGAGAGAGGCCGTACAAGTGCGAGCTGTGCAACTACGCGTGCGCCCAGAGCTCCAAGCTCACCCGCCACATGAAGACGCACGGCCAGCTCGGTAAGGAGGTCTACCGCTGTGACATTTGCCAAATGCCCTTCAGTGTGTACAGCACTCTGGAGAAACATATGAAAAAGTGGCACGGAGAACATTTGATGACCAGTGAGGTCAAAATTGAACAAGCGGAGAGGGCCTGA